In Vanessa atalanta chromosome W, ilVanAtal1.2, whole genome shotgun sequence, a genomic segment contains:
- the LOC125075612 gene encoding uncharacterized protein LOC125075612: MAFVSLDMSFLREEVTRLNSNMTEFNSRLTSAEERISALESQDAANQSQAEERSKAEISRLRMEFNEREQNHFAMDLELACVAEKPGENTLNIVIPCARKVGLDLTEQDIVSAERSGQRRFAAADGERVRPRPVVVRLTRRSLHDELLRAARVRRGVDTSGIIDGELRRYYFNERLTPLNRYLFFKTREEGRKKVRRVEHHIFQDIVYATNRALLKCVAVVVVWAITLGEE; the protein is encoded by the exons ATGGCATTTGTTTCTCTAGATATGTCATTCCTTCGAGAAGAAGTGACGCGGTTGAACTCGAACATGACGGAATTTAATAGTCGCTTGACTTCGGCTGAAGAGAGAATTTCCGCTTTGGAATCGCAAGACGCTGCCAATCAAAGCCAAGCCGAAGAGAGAAGCAAAGCGGAAATTTCGCGATTACGCATGGAGTTTAATGAGAGGGAACAGAACCACTTTGCAATGGATCTCGAATTGGCTTGCGTTGCCGAGAAGCCTGGTGAGAACACACTTAATATCGTCATACCATGTGCGAGGAAAGTCGGTCTCGACCTCACCGAACAAGACATAGTGAGTGCAGAGCGTTCGGGACAGCGACGTTTCGCGGCAGCTGACGGCGAGCGAGTGCGACCGCGTCCTGTTGTAGTGCGGCTGACGCGCCGCTCACTGCACGACGAACTGCTGCGAGCGGCGCGCGTGCGGCGCGGCGTCGATACGTCGGGCATCATCGATGGGGAGCTGCGACGCTATTACTTCAATGAGCGACTCACACCTCTCAATCgctaccttttttttaaaacacgagAGGAAGGTAGAA AGAAGGTGAGGAGGGTCGAGCACCACATATTCCAGGATATCGTCTACGCCACAAACCGCGCCCTATTGAAGTGCGTGGCCGTGGTGGTGGTGTGGGCTATTACATTAGGCGAGGAATAG